One region of Alosa sapidissima isolate fAloSap1 chromosome 1, fAloSap1.pri, whole genome shotgun sequence genomic DNA includes:
- the dnm3b gene encoding dynamin-3 isoform X1, whose product MGNQGMEDLIPLVNKLQDAFSSIGQSCNLDLPQIAVVGGQSAGKSSVLENFVGKDFLPRGSGIVTRRPLVLQLISATTEYAEFLHCKGKKFTDFDEVRQEIENETDRVTGANKGISPVPINLRVYSPHVLNLTLIDLPGITKVPVGDQPADIEQQIREMLMQFITKESCLILAVTPANTDLANSDALKLSKDVDPQGLRTIGVITKLDLMDEGTDAREVLENRLLPLRRGYIGVVNRSQKDIEGKKDIKAAMEAERKFFLSHPSYRHMASTMGTPYLQKVLNQQLTNHIRDTLPAFRSKLQSQLLSLDKEAEEYRHFRPDDPSRKTKALLQMVQQFSVDFDKRIEGSGDQVDTVELSGGAKINRIFHERFPFELVKMECDDKDMRREISYAIKNIHGIRTGLFTPDMAFEAIVKKQIVKLKEPCIKCIDLVIQELINTVRQCSNKLDTFPRLREETERIVTTHIRDRESRAKDQVLLLIDIQLSYINTNHEDFIGFANAQQRSSQASNKSSAGNQPGMGTQVIRKGWLTINNISIIKGGAKEYWFVLTAETLSWFKDDEEKEKKYMLPLDNLKVRDVEKSFMSSKHIFSIFNTEQRNVFKDNRVLELACDTQEEVDSWKSSLLRAGVYPEKAAVESDSGEKGAADNFSMDPQLERKVETIRNLVDSYMAIVNKCIRDLMPKSIMFLMINNVKDFINAELLAQLYSAGDQNALMDESAELAQRREEVLRTHHALKEALTIIGDISTTTITTAMPPPVDNSWLAAGGGGSRRSPPPSPTAPRRMSSGQRPAPGRGAPPPPGRPGPLGPLNNSADSPQVPSRPNRAPPSIPSRRPPPSPTRQAP is encoded by the exons ATGGGTAACCAAGGCATGGAGGATCTGATCCCCCTGGTCAACAAACTCCAAGATGCATTCAGTAGCATCGGCCAGAGCTGCAACCTCGACCTGCCACAAATCGCCGTGGTCGGAGGGCAGAGCGCCGGAAAGAGCTCTGTACTGGAGAACTTCGTGGGAAA GGACTTCCTGCCCCGTGGTTCTGGGATTGTCACTCGCCGACCCCTGGTTCTCCAGCTCATCAGTGccaccacag AATATGCAGAATTTCTCCACTGCAAAGGAAAAAAGTTCACAGATTTTGATGAGGTGCGTCAGGAGATCGAGAACGAGACAGACCGTGTGACGGGAGCCAACAAGGGCATCTCGCCGGTCCCCATTAATTTGCGGGTGTACTCCCCTCATG TGCTCAACCTGACTCTGATTGACTTGCCCGGCATCACAAAGGTGCCGGTGGGGGACCAGCCTGCAGACATCGAGCAGCAGATCAGGGAAATGCTCATGCAGTTCATCACCAAAGAGAGCTGCCTCATCCTGGCCGTCACACCTGCCAACACTGACCTGGCCAACTCAGATGCCCTCAAGCTGTCCAAAGATGTTGACCCCCAGG GTCTTCGCACCATAGGCGTGATCACCAAGCTGGATTTGATGGACGAGGGCACAGATGCCAGGGAGGTTCTGGAGAACAGGCTGCTACCTCTGAGGAGGG GTTACATTGGTGTGGTGAACCGCAGTCAAAAGGACATTGAAGGCAAGAAGGACATCAAAGCTGCCATGGAGGCTGAGAGGAAGTTCTTCCTCTCCCATCCCTCCTACAGACACATGGCCAGCACCATGGGCACCCCCTACCTGCAGAAAGTGCTCAATCAG CAACTGACCAATCACATCCGAGATACGCTCCCAGCATTCCGGAGTAAGCTGCAGTCGCAGCTGCTCTCTCTGGATAAAGAGGCAGAGGAGTACCGCCACTTTCGCCCCGATGACCCTTCCCGCAAGACCAAGGCCCTCCTACA GATGGTGCAGCAGTTCTCTGTGGACTTTGACAAACGCATTGAGGGCTCAGGGGATCAGGTGGACACGGTGGAGTTGTCCGGAGGAGCCAAGATTAACCGCATCTTCCATGAGCGCTTCCCCTTTGAGCTGGTCAAG ATGGAATGTGATGACAAGGACATGCGTCGCGAGATCAGCTATGCCATTAAGAACATTCACggaatcag GACAGGACTGTTTACTCCAGACATGGCCTTCGAGGCCATCGTGAAGAAGCAGATAGTGAAGCTAAAGGAGCCTTGCATTAAGTGCATTGACCTGGTCATCCAAGAGCTTATTAACACTGTGCGCCAGTGCAGCAATAAG tTGGACACTTTCCCAAGGCTcagggaggagacagagaggattgTCACTACACATATCCGTGACAGAGAAAGTCGGGCCAAGGATcag GTTTTGTTGCTTATTGACATCCAGCTCTCTTACATCAATACAAACCATGAGGATTTCATCGGCTTTGCCAA TGCGCAGCAGCGGAGTAGCCAGGCTAGCAACAAGAGCTCCGCAGGCAACCAG CCCGGCATGGGCACCCAG GTAATTCGGAAGGGCTGGCTGACCATCAACAACATCAGCATTATCAAGGGCGGTGCCAAGGAGTACTGGTTCGTGCTGACGGCGGAGACTCTCTCTTGGTTCAAGGATGACGAG gagaaagagaagaagtacATGCTGCCCTTGGACAATCTGAAGGTCCGCGACGTGGAGAAGAGCTTCATGTCCAGCAAGCACATATTCTCCATCTTCAACACTGAGCAGAG GAACGTGTTTAAGGATAATCGCGTCCTGGAGCTGGCTTGCGATACCCAGGAGGAGGTGGACAGCTGGAAGTCTTCTCTTCTGCGTGCAGGGGTGTACCCAGAAAAAGCTGCT GTGGAGAGTGACAGTGGAGAGAAAGGAGCTGCTGACAACTTCTCCATGGACCCACAGCTGGAGAGGAAGGTGGAGACCATCCGTAATCTGGTGGACTCCTACATGGCCATCGTCAACAAGTGCATCCGGGACCTCATGCCCAAGAGTATAATGTTTCTGATGATAAACAAC GTCAAAGACTTCATCAACGCAGAGCTGCTGGCTCAGCTGTACTCTGCCGGGGACCAGAACGCGCTGATGGACGAGTCTGCCGAGCTGGCCcagaggagggaggaagtgCTCCGAACCCACCATGCACTCAAGGAGGCGCTAACCATCATCGGAGacatctccaccaccaccatcaccactgcAATGCCCCCTCCAGTGGACAACTCCTGGCTTGCAGCCGGAGGAGGGGGATCCCGCAG GTCCCCCCCACCCAGTCCCACTGCGCCCAGGCGGATGTCGTCTGGTCAGAGGCCTGCCCCTGGTCGGGGGGCCCCTCCACCTCCCGGCCGCCCGGGCCCTCTGGGGCCCTTGAACAACAGCGCCGACTCCCCCCAGGTCCCCAGCCGCCCCAACCGAGCTCCTCCCAGCATTCCCAG TCGACGTCCCCCTCCTTCCCCAACAAGGCAGGCCCCATGA
- the dnm3b gene encoding dynamin-3 isoform X2, translating into MGNQGMEDLIPLVNKLQDAFSSIGQSCNLDLPQIAVVGGQSAGKSSVLENFVGKDFLPRGSGIVTRRPLVLQLISATTEYAEFLHCKGKKFTDFDEVRQEIENETDRVTGANKGISPVPINLRVYSPHVLNLTLIDLPGITKVPVGDQPADIEQQIREMLMQFITKESCLILAVTPANTDLANSDALKLSKDVDPQGLRTIGVITKLDLMDEGTDAREVLENRLLPLRRGYIGVVNRSQKDIEGKKDIKAAMEAERKFFLSHPSYRHMASTMGTPYLQKVLNQQLTNHIRDTLPAFRSKLQSQLLSLDKEAEEYRHFRPDDPSRKTKALLQMVQQFSVDFDKRIEGSGDQVDTVELSGGAKINRIFHERFPFELVKMECDDKDMRREISYAIKNIHGIRTGLFTPDMAFEAIVKKQIVKLKEPCIKCIDLVIQELINTVRQCSNKLDTFPRLREETERIVTTHIRDRESRAKDQVLLLIDIQLSYINTNHEDFIGFANAQQRSSQASNKSSAGNQVIRKGWLTINNISIIKGGAKEYWFVLTAETLSWFKDDEEKEKKYMLPLDNLKVRDVEKSFMSSKHIFSIFNTEQRNVFKDNRVLELACDTQEEVDSWKSSLLRAGVYPEKAAVESDSGEKGAADNFSMDPQLERKVETIRNLVDSYMAIVNKCIRDLMPKSIMFLMINNVKDFINAELLAQLYSAGDQNALMDESAELAQRREEVLRTHHALKEALTIIGDISTTTITTAMPPPVDNSWLAAGGGGSRRSPPPSPTAPRRMSSGQRPAPGRGAPPPPGRPGPLGPLNNSADSPQVPSRPNRAPPSIPSRRPPPSPTRQAP; encoded by the exons ATGGGTAACCAAGGCATGGAGGATCTGATCCCCCTGGTCAACAAACTCCAAGATGCATTCAGTAGCATCGGCCAGAGCTGCAACCTCGACCTGCCACAAATCGCCGTGGTCGGAGGGCAGAGCGCCGGAAAGAGCTCTGTACTGGAGAACTTCGTGGGAAA GGACTTCCTGCCCCGTGGTTCTGGGATTGTCACTCGCCGACCCCTGGTTCTCCAGCTCATCAGTGccaccacag AATATGCAGAATTTCTCCACTGCAAAGGAAAAAAGTTCACAGATTTTGATGAGGTGCGTCAGGAGATCGAGAACGAGACAGACCGTGTGACGGGAGCCAACAAGGGCATCTCGCCGGTCCCCATTAATTTGCGGGTGTACTCCCCTCATG TGCTCAACCTGACTCTGATTGACTTGCCCGGCATCACAAAGGTGCCGGTGGGGGACCAGCCTGCAGACATCGAGCAGCAGATCAGGGAAATGCTCATGCAGTTCATCACCAAAGAGAGCTGCCTCATCCTGGCCGTCACACCTGCCAACACTGACCTGGCCAACTCAGATGCCCTCAAGCTGTCCAAAGATGTTGACCCCCAGG GTCTTCGCACCATAGGCGTGATCACCAAGCTGGATTTGATGGACGAGGGCACAGATGCCAGGGAGGTTCTGGAGAACAGGCTGCTACCTCTGAGGAGGG GTTACATTGGTGTGGTGAACCGCAGTCAAAAGGACATTGAAGGCAAGAAGGACATCAAAGCTGCCATGGAGGCTGAGAGGAAGTTCTTCCTCTCCCATCCCTCCTACAGACACATGGCCAGCACCATGGGCACCCCCTACCTGCAGAAAGTGCTCAATCAG CAACTGACCAATCACATCCGAGATACGCTCCCAGCATTCCGGAGTAAGCTGCAGTCGCAGCTGCTCTCTCTGGATAAAGAGGCAGAGGAGTACCGCCACTTTCGCCCCGATGACCCTTCCCGCAAGACCAAGGCCCTCCTACA GATGGTGCAGCAGTTCTCTGTGGACTTTGACAAACGCATTGAGGGCTCAGGGGATCAGGTGGACACGGTGGAGTTGTCCGGAGGAGCCAAGATTAACCGCATCTTCCATGAGCGCTTCCCCTTTGAGCTGGTCAAG ATGGAATGTGATGACAAGGACATGCGTCGCGAGATCAGCTATGCCATTAAGAACATTCACggaatcag GACAGGACTGTTTACTCCAGACATGGCCTTCGAGGCCATCGTGAAGAAGCAGATAGTGAAGCTAAAGGAGCCTTGCATTAAGTGCATTGACCTGGTCATCCAAGAGCTTATTAACACTGTGCGCCAGTGCAGCAATAAG tTGGACACTTTCCCAAGGCTcagggaggagacagagaggattgTCACTACACATATCCGTGACAGAGAAAGTCGGGCCAAGGATcag GTTTTGTTGCTTATTGACATCCAGCTCTCTTACATCAATACAAACCATGAGGATTTCATCGGCTTTGCCAA TGCGCAGCAGCGGAGTAGCCAGGCTAGCAACAAGAGCTCCGCAGGCAACCAG GTAATTCGGAAGGGCTGGCTGACCATCAACAACATCAGCATTATCAAGGGCGGTGCCAAGGAGTACTGGTTCGTGCTGACGGCGGAGACTCTCTCTTGGTTCAAGGATGACGAG gagaaagagaagaagtacATGCTGCCCTTGGACAATCTGAAGGTCCGCGACGTGGAGAAGAGCTTCATGTCCAGCAAGCACATATTCTCCATCTTCAACACTGAGCAGAG GAACGTGTTTAAGGATAATCGCGTCCTGGAGCTGGCTTGCGATACCCAGGAGGAGGTGGACAGCTGGAAGTCTTCTCTTCTGCGTGCAGGGGTGTACCCAGAAAAAGCTGCT GTGGAGAGTGACAGTGGAGAGAAAGGAGCTGCTGACAACTTCTCCATGGACCCACAGCTGGAGAGGAAGGTGGAGACCATCCGTAATCTGGTGGACTCCTACATGGCCATCGTCAACAAGTGCATCCGGGACCTCATGCCCAAGAGTATAATGTTTCTGATGATAAACAAC GTCAAAGACTTCATCAACGCAGAGCTGCTGGCTCAGCTGTACTCTGCCGGGGACCAGAACGCGCTGATGGACGAGTCTGCCGAGCTGGCCcagaggagggaggaagtgCTCCGAACCCACCATGCACTCAAGGAGGCGCTAACCATCATCGGAGacatctccaccaccaccatcaccactgcAATGCCCCCTCCAGTGGACAACTCCTGGCTTGCAGCCGGAGGAGGGGGATCCCGCAG GTCCCCCCCACCCAGTCCCACTGCGCCCAGGCGGATGTCGTCTGGTCAGAGGCCTGCCCCTGGTCGGGGGGCCCCTCCACCTCCCGGCCGCCCGGGCCCTCTGGGGCCCTTGAACAACAGCGCCGACTCCCCCCAGGTCCCCAGCCGCCCCAACCGAGCTCCTCCCAGCATTCCCAG TCGACGTCCCCCTCCTTCCCCAACAAGGCAGGCCCCATGA